Genomic window (Eubalaena glacialis isolate mEubGla1 chromosome 6, mEubGla1.1.hap2.+ XY, whole genome shotgun sequence):
CCTGATGGCCGCCTGATGGCCAcctggtggggaggagagagcagagaaCCAGGTGAAGCTAGAACTGAAGGGAAGCCAAGAGATGATTCCACACTCTTCCTTTCTTGATGTCCTCACTCCAGCAGGGGCTCTTTCTGGGGCTGGATGAGGAGCAGCTTTCATATGACTAATAAGACTCCCCCATACCCACCAAAGAAAACCTAGGCCAGAGCTGGCAGGTTCAGAGAGGGGGACTTCTGTGGGGGACTTGGGAGAGAGGAACGCTATGAGGGTTATGGTGCCCAGGGACTTTCTGGTCTTAGGGCAAGAGGTGAGAGGCTCTGAGATTTAGAAGTGTACGATGAGAAAGATATGGGAGATGGACAGCCATGCCAGAATCTCTGGCCTTACATAGAACATGATCTGGTCAAAAAGGCTGGAGCCCACAGATATCTTCGGGGTGGCCTTGTTGATGCCCAGGAGCTCCCACTCCCCTTGTGTGTGGCCAGTGTCACGCGAGGTGTCTGTTATCTCCCACACTTCCTGTCCATGCCCAGCAACATgttttccactgcaggggagacAGACACTCACTCAGCACACATCTGCTCAGCACCTACTCTGTGTGGGGCTCAGAGAGATGATTCAACAACTGCTTTAGCTACCTCTTTCAGAGAGTCCTGTAATGTGACTTCCTTGCTGCCCAATTGCCTTCTTTCAATTCTGGGCTTTCTCAGGATGTCTTGTTCTCTCTTAAGTTCAACTTCCCCTACCCTACCATCCACACACCCCCAATTAGCAAATACTCCACTGTCcctttttatgcatttaaaaaaatgactttgcCTCTGAGTGCTTTTTTGTTGCCCCATGGTTGATCTCAGTTTACCCTGTGCCAGAACCTCCACTGCAACTCACCTGTGTAGAGGAAAGAGCTAAAAGTGAGGGTGCAGTTCTTCTGGTCAAAAGAGAAGTAGATGTCCAGGCTACAGATGCTGGTCACCTGCATCGGTTTGTTGTACACAACGCGACCTTCATTAGTCACACAGGCGGAGAGGCCATCCAGAGTGTGATCCACATCGTTGCTAAGTGGTGGAAGGGGAGGCGGGGCAAATGCTCTGGGTTTCACATCAGTTTACGTTCTGCTCTTAAGGCAGGGCTTCCCAATGCTGCCACTCCGCCATCTTTTCTCCCTACCGCTTTCTCATTTCTAGCGGAGAAGTTGATGCGCTGTGACTGTGCTCCTCTCTGAAATAAGTTTGCAGTGGCCCCGCTGCATGGGTGTGCCCTGCAGTGCCCTAGCCTGCTCCTTGCAGAAGGGTCTTCCCCCGGCTTTTCCCAGCCCTGATACCCACGATTCCACGATGAAGATGTCTCGGAGCCACAGATTCTCAGCTGTCAGGGTGAGTTTATTGATATCACCACATTCTTCTGGGTCCCAGCTGCTGAATGGGTGACTCCAGATCTAGGGCATAGGGCCCAGAGGGATGGTTATGGCTGAAACCTGGAGCTAGTTTATGTCAGCATCTCCTGCCCTTCCAGTCCCTTAaaaatatatacgtatgtatgtattttttttctaaatgtatgtACTATGGGCATATGATAAAACTTCAACAATTCCAGAAAGGTATAATATGAAGAATAATTTTTTCCCTCCTTAATTCACTCCAACTCAGTTCCATATCCCCAACTCAGGCCCATTATTAACAGTTTTTTATATAGCattctagaaaaaatatatattccagcattcatttttatttacacaGATAGAATGATACTGTGCACATTATTATGcatgttgcttttttgttttgttttggtcttttgtttttggccacaccgcgcagcatgagggatcttagttccccgaccagggatggaacctgtgccccctgcagtggcagtgcggagtcctaaccactggaccaccagggaattccctgcgggtttttttttttttttttttttttttaaccacatttctttttaaactctttttcctcttctctttctggtgatAATGTCCCTCTTCTCTAGCTAACAAAGTCTTACTGGCCTTTCACTTCCTGCTCAAGGGAAATCGTAAGCTGGGTTCTGGATACATTTGGACCTTGAAGCTTACTTAGGGGCTTCCAACTGTGCTGCcctccttctttctgttttttccatcTGAATTTCAAAGTTGATTGGCAGCCCAAAAAGCTATTTGTCACCAGCACTGGCCCCATTCTGGTTGGCTTTGTGTATTCCCTTGGGCACTGTCAGTTTCAACAAATGTGATTTTTCCAAACAAAGCCAGAAAATCAggcaaggagaaagagagaagaagaaagctgAGCTTACATACCAACTTTAACCACAGAAATGACATCAGCAGCTGAAGTTGTGCATCCTGACCAAAAAATTCCCATCCAGGATCATTAATGCCATGAAATCAGGTCCTAGTCTACCTCCTTCCTTTGTTTCCTAAGTGGTCCCATGTGACAGTTCAGCTTTTCAATTACCAGTCTCAAAAGAAAGTAGTTCAGAAAAATGCCGGTTGCATggaaaatataggggaaaaaacaGCATGGGGGCCCATTGGAAAGCTAATGTTTTCTTAGTATAATATTCCTATAAGGGCAGGACTCAAGGACAAACGTTACCTGCAGAAATGTCACAGCAGCGTTCCCCTTCATGTCTCTCCACCCCATAGGATGAACATTTAAGTTGTACAGAATTCATTCAGGGGACTCTTTGCTCACTACTGGACAGGTGCAGTGTTGGATTGACAGGGTAAAGAGTTCTTGTTTCCTATTAGCAGGCTATGGAAAGAATGTTATCAGTCAGAACTCACCACTTTGAGGCTGGCAGACAGGGTGAAGGAGATGTTGATATGAGTGGGGATGCTGTAGTTGATGACTGGACGGAAGTCCTTCTGGTTAAATATAGCCTGGAAGACAGCAGTGTCTACCCCACGCTGGTCAAAGACTGAACAATTGATGCTGAAAGTGTTTGCCCTTCCTGTAGAGAATAGAGACCCTGTGAGATGGGAATAGGGCTTTTGTGTTTCCTAAGTGAGAGGAGTGCCAGGGCTGGGACCGTAGAGCCTCtctgcagagaaagaaaatgtggacATGGGGTGGGCATGTGAACCCCTCCTTCTTGGGCCAAGATTCCCGAATGCCAAGTTCTTCCTgccagggctggggggggggcTGGTCTGGTCTGGTAGGCAAATGGTGGAAGTTGATGTGGTGAGCTGAGTCAGGGCTCAGCCCTTTCTTCCTGTGGTTTTGCTCCCATATAAAGCCTACCCAAATCTGTACGCAGACTGCCTCTCTGGGGAGGCCTATTCCTTCCATAGTCATAACCCTAAAGTTTTGGCCTTTGTCTGACCATACTTTTTTCTCTCTAGCTCTATTGTGATTCTTCCTCATAGACACTGAACAAAATTCCCCTAAAATTTTGTTTCTCAGTGTTCCCTTCCCACTTTCATGTTTTCTCATTTCCTGAAAGGAAAAGTTTGGAGAGAAGTAAACAGGAGTGTGATGTAAAACATGTGGGAACTTAAGGAACGTTGTATTCAGTGTAAATTTACTCACTACCTACACTGTTCTGGGCTCTGTGCCCTTCTCAAACCCATTGACTTCCTCTAAGGTCTGTGGGAGCcattttcatcatcaccatcttGAAAAGATCTCATTGATCATCTACCATGTGACTGGTGGAGCTATGTGACGAAACGTAAAAGCCCTTCTGCCCACCTCACCCACACCCCAAGGGCAGGTGACTCTGGTTATTCCTGTAGCTGAGCCCAGCAAGTTCTTTCCCATGCCTCTTCTACTGTCTCCCCATACCAGTTAACTCATAAGGTACATCTCCAGACTAAGGAGAAACATATCTGAGGGGAAGCAAACATTGTCCTTTTCCCTCCACATTACCTCCTCTACAAGATCTTCCCAAGTGAGGTGGGAAAGgagttatattattattaacaggACCCAAACGGCCCTGTTCATAGTTACTAATCTTGGTATAAAGGAAGGGTTGAACATTATAAAGGGGTGGAATCAGAGAGGTAGTAAAATGGAAAGACAGACAATTTGGTAGATGTCTATGCAGGCAAATGAGATGGGCGCTGTGCGTACTGATCAGTGAAATGGGTGTTTCATCTGTTTCccaaaggaaaccaaaatatAGATActacagagaaaagaaatgtataaCCCAGTTATTTTAGATGCTTTCTAGTTCTGGGGAATGAGGAGGTTTCTGGAATTTTCCCAGAACAGTATTCCCCTCTTTCCCTGTTCTTGCCCCGTCTTACCTTGAAGCAGAAGGCTGacagggaggcagaggaggaatCCCCCTGTGGTGGGCCACCCCCCTTCCATCCTCCTCTTCTGGACTCTCCTCTGGGGACTCACCAGGAATCCCCAAACTCTGGAGCTTAAAGGAGCCCAGACCACACCTTGGTTCCTGGTTTTGAATACTGCTCATGACAGGTAGCCACTCCCTGGTGAGAGGCTGTGGCCAGAGAAGTCACAGCAGAGTGTCCTGCTTTGCCCCTGTCCAGGTATGCCTTCTGGGCTTCAGGCAGGGAGGAAGTTAGGCCAAGACTAGGGGAGAAGTACCTGTTTAGCCGCCTTGTCTAGATAAGTGGTTTAAATTTGAGTAACAAGGACCTTTCAGGAAAACTGGGGGACTTGGGAGATGGGGCAGGTGAGGCCATTGATAAAGGTCTCCTCAGGTCCTTCTGGAACTAACTGTGCCTCAGAGAAAGTGCATGGACCACCAGGAAGGGATGGGTACACTCTCTTGTGGCGGGGACACTTGCTGATTTCACAAGGCAAGAACATGTAATTATTTTGTTGCAGACCTAGAAGTATATCCTCTATCCAACTGTGGACATTAGGGATTACTGTCAATACTTAGTTAAGAAGCTTGCTTGAGAGGTTAAGCtcctccttttaaaattaatttattttattttatttatttttggctgcattgggtcttcattgctgtgggttttctctagttgcggcgagcgggggctactctttgttgcggtgtgcgggcctctcattgtggtggcttctcttgttgtggggcacaggctctaggtgcgtgggcttcagtagttgtggcacgcaggctcagtagttgtggctcgcaggctgtagagcgcaggctcagtagctgtggcacacgggcttagttgctctgcagcatgtgggatcttcccggaccagggctcgaacccatgtcccctgcattggcaggcggattcttaaccactgcgccaccagggaagccctaagctcCTTTTTTGGGACATAAACCTATCAGAACTCTGTCCCCGCAGCTAGCACCACAGTACAGAACTGCGTCATCCCTTGTATGTACTGTTGGAATAGCTTCTTCATAAGGTTTCCTTTATCTAGTTTCCCCCAACCTAATCCTTTATTTTGCCATTCTCCTAAAACAGAACTCTCCCACTTACCCTTCCTTATCTAATGTCTGTAAAGGCCTACAGCCCTGGCGCCGTCAGGTAATGTGTGTGAGTAGAAAAACCATTTGgaggtttgtgtgtgtatgtctgaaaGCTCCCCGGATGTTTCTGGTTCACACTCACATTATTGAAAACCTTTGGGATGGGCTATATTGAGATACCACAATCAGGATATTGCTATTGCTATTGATACACTCACGATACAGGACATTAACACCAGGATTCTTTCATGTCACCCTTTTATAGCTACAACCACCTCCCTTCCCATTCTTCCACCACCTGGCAACCATTCATTTGTTCTCCATGTCTATAATTTTGTcacttcaagaatgttatatagaTCAAATCATGCAGatgtaaccttttgggattggcttttttcattcaacaaaattcTCTGGAGATCCATCCAGATTGCTGCCTGTGTAAGTACTCACCCCTTTTacattgctgagtagtagtccatggtatggatgtaccacagtttgttttttcACCTGGTGAAGGACTTCTGAGTTTTAAGGGAAAACACTTCTTTCCTCTGTTTTACTCACAACACTTTGGACACCAaatgtgtggtttttttcccccctcatacCAAGCAATTCTGACATTAACTACCCAGAGTTAGTGCAGATCCCACAGGTAAAAGTCTcattcccacaagactgccccctacttcagatgccaatcccaAACCCAGGCCTCCCATACTTCTGAACAACTGACTATAAATTGGGGCTTCCCACAACCCCATCCTCAGGTTTGATAGTTTACTATAGTGGCTCATAGAACTCATGGAAACACTTGTGTTTACCGGTttattataaagtatataataaagGATACAGATAAATAGCCAGATGAAAAGACATACAGGGcaaggtctggaagggtcctgagcacaggaACTTCTGTCCCTGTGGCGTTGGGgtgtgccaccctcccagcacgtGGATGTATTCGTCaatccagaagctctccaaactccATAGTTCAGGATTTCTTATGGAAGCTTCATTACACGGGCATGATTGATTATTAACTTAATCTCcagctcctctcctctcttcagaGGATGGGGACTggagcttctaatcatggcttggtctttctagtGACCAGTCTccatcctgaagctatccagGAGTCCACCAAAAGTCACCTCAGGAGAGCAAAAAGTGCTCCTATCATCCAGGAAATTCAAGGGATTTAGGAggtctgtgtcaggaaccaggatCAGAGACCAAATATCGGAACAAAAGATGTTCCTAACacccctatcactcaggaaattacagggttttaggaactctgtgccaggaactgggagcAGGggtcaaatacatttttcttcacAGAGTTGTTTATAGTTTTTGTCTATTATGCATAAAGCTGCTAGAGACATTTGTGTTCTGGTTTTTGTGTGCACATAAGTCTTctggaataaatacccagaagtgtaattgctgggttgtatggtattttcatgtacagtttttttttgtttgtttgtttttggctgcccCGCGTGGTCCATGgtagtgaaagcctggaatcctaaccactaggccaccagggaactccctgcatatacagtttttaaagaaactgggATACTCTTTCCCAGAGTGGCAGTACCATTCTACATTATCACCAATGATGGGTGAGTGATccagtttttctgcatttttagaaatttcagatTTTGGATAAGCGAGGATTTATTAACATGGGACCCTAAAGTGATAAACATAAATTCAGCAGagttgaaaatttaaaacttttgttcattAAAGGACACTAAATATGAAAAGTCAGGTCACAAACTGGGAAAATATGTTTGCAACACATATATAactgacaaaataataatagaaaaatatgacatGCCTATAAATGAATAACAACAACTACCTCCCCCATGTATTATAAAAATGTACTGAAGACATGTACTGAGTTggcattttacagaaggggaaacacagtcactaaacaataaaaagatactCAATCTCATTTGCAATTATGGAAAGCAAATTAACTTAAAATCacaagaaaatataatttcacaCTCAATAGATGGCAAAATTTTAAGAGTCTGATAATAGAAGTGTTGGTGAGGCTGTAGAGCCACAGAAACTCCTATGCACTGTGGATGCGAGtaaaagcactttggaaaacaatatgcTGTGACTTCCTAAAATAGAAGATATGTGTATTGTAAGAACCAGCAGTTCTACTTCTAAGTGCATACTCTAGCAGCGCACTGTTTAGTATGTAGctactagtcacatgtggctattaaaatttaaattaactaaaattaaaaattcagtctcACAGTCATAACAGCTgcattttaagtgctcagtagccacatgtggttagcgGCTATAATATTAGTGCAGATAATTatgtaatggaatactatgcagcaaaGAGCTGAATTAACTTCACTTTATCTATCAACATGGTTAAATCTCAAAAGTataatgttggaaaaaaaaagtacaatgttgaataataaaaaacaagttgcagggcttccctggtggcgcagtggttgagagtctgcctgctaatgcaggggacacgggtttgagccctggtctgggaagatcccacatgccgcggagcaactgggcccgtgagccacaactactgagcctgcgcgtctggagcctgtgctccgcaacaagagaggccacgatagtgagaggcccgtgcaccgcgatgaagagtggcccccgcttgccgcaacgagagaaagccctcacagaaacgaagacccaacacagccaaaaataaataaataaataaataaataaattaattaaaaaaaaaaacaagttgcaaAATATATACAGTATGATATTATCTAACATATGTGTAttccaaaatatacatatttaagcaACAGATTGTTCGAAATATGCTTATGCAGTAAAACTAAAAGTAAgagaataataaatacaaaatttagaAGAGTTATTACCTCCTTGGAGGAAAGGGAGATGGATATGCTTGGGAAAGTTCTCATGGAAGACTTCAAAGACATTAGTAGTGGCAGGTGGGGAATGCAGAAGGACTTTTCACTTTACACCCTCATATAACGTTTAAGTCTTTTTCCCTATGGGCacatttataaaattgttttattgaggtataattggcataaaATAAACTGTTTAAAGACTCCACTTTGACGagttttgacatatatatatgcacctgTGGAACCATCATCACAACCAAGGAGTGGTTATAACCTTTGTAACCactccctcctgcccttccccaccccattcTGACCCCAGGGAACCACTGATCTGTTACTACACATTACTTTCACATTTCCGAGAATTGTGGCATCCTTTcctcttttcatatatatttatttataaatttatttatttatttttggctgtgttgggtcttcattgctgcgtgcaggctttctctagttgcggcgagcaggggctactcctcgttgcggtgtgcagacttctcatttcggtggcttctcttgctgtggagcacgggctctaggcacacgggcttcagtagttgtggtgcacgggctcagtagttctggctcacgggctctagagcacaggctcagtagttgtggtgcacgggcttagttgctccgcggcatgtgggatcttcccggaccagggctcgaacctgtgtcccctgcattggcaggcggattcttaaccactt
Coding sequences:
- the LOC133093476 gene encoding LOW QUALITY PROTEIN: 5-hydroxytryptamine receptor 3C-like (The sequence of the model RefSeq protein was modified relative to this genomic sequence to represent the inferred CDS: inserted 2 bases in 2 codons); amino-acid sequence: MEGGWPTTGGFLLCLPVSLLLQGRANTFSINCSVFDQRGVDTAVFQAIFNQKDFRPVINYSIPTHINISFTLSASLKVDAQLQLLMSFLWLKLIWSHPFSSWDPEECGDINKLTLTAENLWLRDIFIVESNDVDHTLDGLSACVTNEGRVVYNKPMQVTSICSLDIYFSFDQKNCTLTFSSFLYTVENMLLGMDXEVWEITDTSRDTGHTQGEWELLGINKATPKISVGSSLFDQIMFYAAIRRRPSLYVINLLVPSSFLIAIDALSFYLPXESESRAPFKMTLLLGYNVFLLMMNDLLPASGTSLISVYFALCLSLMVVSLLETIFITYLLHLATTQPPPTPRCLHPLLLYCTSPRKCCPAALRKEEVGLGLTPTHLSGQKEPGELGGKELGPRGAELNGGSGWTRARLADLWVQFSHMMDTLLFRIYLLFLATSITTVIILWNT